Proteins encoded by one window of Oreochromis niloticus isolate F11D_XX linkage group LG17, O_niloticus_UMD_NMBU, whole genome shotgun sequence:
- the kdm5a gene encoding lysine-specific demethylase 5A isoform X1 — translation MSAFAEFVPPPECPVFEPSWEDFSDPLGFINKIRPIAEKTGICKIRPPQDWQPPFACDVRNFRFTPRVQRLNELEALTRIKLNFLDQIAKFWELQGSKIRFPHVERKLLDLYQLSKIVSSEGGFETVCKEKLWSKVASRMGYPPGKGTGSLLRSHYERILYPYELFQTGATLTGLQRLYDEGNDGDEVDEGVGEEAVEEEEHDEEDEKNKDGEGDGLQTKERLLPERRSRRLKSERENKEPKTLKIFGASPKMVGLEIVSADDGFNKKQRHLKAQAFAIKMRPRKETLEVNFIDLYLCLVCGRGDEEDRLLLCDGCDDSYHTFCLVPPLQDVPKGDWRCPKCVAEECSKPREAFGFEQAVREYSLQSFGEMADHFKSDYFNMPVHMVPTELVEKEFWRLVSSIEEDVIVEYGADISSKDVGSGFPVRDGKRRLMGDEEDYANSGWNLNNMPVLEQSVLTHINVDISGMKVPWLYVGMCFSSFCWHIEDHWSYSINFLHWGEPKTWYGVPASAAEKLEAVMKKLAPELFDSQPDLLHQLVTIMNPNVLMEHGVPVYRTNQCAGEFVVTFPRAYHSGFNQGYNFAEAVNFCTADWLPMGRQCVAHYRRLHRYCVFSHEELLCKMAADPESLDVELAAAVFKEMQEMMDEETKLRQAVQEMGVLSSELEVFELVPDDERQCYKCKTTCFLSALTCSCSPDRLVCLHHAKDLCDCPLGDKCLRYRYDLEEFPSMLYGVKTRAQSYDTWAKRVTEALAADQKNKKDLIELKVLLEDAEDRKYPENALFRRLREMVKEAETCSSVAQLLLSRKQRHSSRLRSESNRNRTKLTVDELKAFVEQLYRLPCIISQARQVKELLENVEDFHERAQVALSDEMPDSSKLQALLDLGSGLDVELPELPRLKQELQQARWLDEVRATLAEPHRVTLELMKRLIDSGVGLAPHHAVEKAMAELQEILTVSERWEDKARACLQARPRHSMATLESIVLEARNIPAYLPNILALREALQKAKEWTSKVEAIQNGSSYAYLDQLESLLARGRSIPVRLDPLAQVESQVAAARAWRERTARTFLKKNSTYTLLQVLSPRVDIGVYGNSKSKRKRVKELMEKERGGFDPDTLSDLEENHEEVRDPSTVVAAFKAKEQKEVESIHSLRAANLAKMAMADRIEEVKFCLCRKTASGFMLQCELCKDWFHGACVPLPKTGSQKKIGVNWQSNSKDSKFLCPLCQRSRRPRLETILSLLVSLQKLPVRLPEGEALQCLTERAMSWQDRARQALATEELSSALAKLSVLSQRMVEQAAREKTEKIINAELQKAAANPDLQGHIQTFQQSGFSRATSPRPSVDYDDEETDSDEDIRETYGYDMKDPGEVKPYLFCDEEIPVKSEEVVSHMWLAATPSFCVEHAYSSASKSCVQNLGTPRKQPRKTPLVPRSLEPPVLELSPQAKAQLEDLMMLGDLLEVSLDETQHIWRILQATHPPSEERFLQVMEPDDSLIEKPLKIKLKDSEKKRKRKLERAEHHHMLMAAAAASGTSAMGDIRPPKSKDLKRVGLELGLGGKPKKKKLKINLEKNREMKQLAKRLAKEEKERKRKEKAAAKAEAIREGMEKRKEKKILDIPSKYDWSGAEDSNDENAVCAAKNCQRPCKDKVDWVQCDGGCDEWFHQVCVGVSCEMAENEDYICMDCSRKAAGGGMTVEEVSEESVVVLTTSMCGSGVQSVPSSSVIASWSSASHLNPATSHQQQQDSQQGS, via the exons ATGTCTGCGTTTGCGGAGTTCGTGCCCCCTCCTGAATGCCCGGTGTTTGAGCCGAGTTGGGAGGATTTCTCGGATCCTTTGGGATTCATCAACAAGATCCGACCTATTGCAGAGAAGACGGGCATCTGCAAAATCCGACCCCCTCAG GACTGGCAGCCTCCGTTTGCCTGTGATGTACGCAACTTCCGGTTCACTCCTCGGGTGCAAAGGCTGAATGAACTTGAG GCGCTCACTCGCATAAAGCTCAATTTTCTGGATCAAATCGCAAAGTTTTGGGAGCTGCAAGGATCTAAGATTCGATTCCCTCATGTGGAGAGGAAACTCTTGGACCTCTACCAGCTCAGCAAG ATTGTGTCATCCGAGGGCGGCTTTGAGACGGTGTGTAAAGAAAAATTATGGTCCAAGGTGGCCAGCCGAATGGGCTACCCTCCTGGAAAAGGCACCGGGTCTCTTCTACGTTCTCACTATGAGAGGATCCTTTACCCCTATGAGCTCTTCCAGACTGGAGCCACACTAACT GGCCTCCAAAGGTTGTATGATGAGGGAAATGATGGGGATGAGGTAGATGAGGGAGTTGGCGAGGAGGCTGTAGAGGAAGAGGAGCACGATGAGGAGGATGAGAAGAATAAAGATGGAGAAGGTGATGGATTGCAAACCAAAGAGCGGCTACTGCCAGAGAGACGATCCAGGCGCCTGAAGTCCGAG cGGGAAAACAAGGAGCCAAAAACCCTTAAAATTTTTGGAGCGAGTCCCAAGATGGTCGGCTTGGAGATCGTATCAGCTG ATGATGGATTCAACAAGAAGCAGCGGCACCTCAAAGCCCAGGCCTTCGCCATCAAGATGAGACCACGCAAGGAAACCCTGGAGGTCAACTTT ATCGACCTTTATCTCTGCCTTGTGTGTGGACGAGGGGACGAAGAGGACCGGCTCCTGCTGTGTGATGGCTGTGACGACAGCTACCACACATTCtgcttggtcccacctctgcagGACGTACCCAAAGGAGACTGGCGATGCCCTAAGTGTGTTGCTGAG GAATGCAGTAAGCCTAGGGAGGCATTTGGCTTCGAGCAAGCTGTGAGAGAGTACAGCCTGCAAAGCTTCGGAGAGATGGCCGACCACTTCAAGTCTGACTACTTCAACATGCCTGTTCAT ATGGTCCCCACGGAGTTGGTGGAGAAGGAGTTCTGGCGTCTGGTCAGTAGCATTGAGGAGGACGTCATCGTAGAGTATGGAGCAGACATCAGCTCCAAGGATGTCGGCAGCGGATTCCCTGTCAGGGATGGAAAGAGGAGGCTGATGGGAGATGAGGAG GATTATGCAAACTCAGGCTGGAACTTGAACAACATGCCTGTGCTGGAGCAATCTGTGCTCACCCACATCAACGTGGACATCTCAGGCATGAAGGTACCCTGGCTCTACGTGGGCATGTGTTTCTCCTCCTTCTGCTGGCATATCGAAGACCACTGGAGCTACTCCATCAATTTTCTTCACTG GGGAGAACCTAAGACTTGGTATGGAGTCCCGGCCTCTGCAGCAGAGAAATTAGAGGCTGTCATGAAAAAGTTAGCTCCAGAGCTTTTTGACTCCCAGCCTGACCTCCTTCATCAGCTCGTCACCATCATGAATCCCAATGTCCTCATGGAGCATGGTGTCCCT GTGTACAGGACCAATCAGTGTGCCGGGGAGTTTGTGGTTACCTTTCCCCGGGCCTACCACAGCGGCTTCAACCAGGGCTACAACTTTGCAGAGGCTGTTAATTTCTGCACAGCTGATTGG TTGCCAATGGGCCGTCAGTGTGTCGCCCATTACCGACGTCTCCACCGGTACTGCGTTTTCTCCCACGAGGAGCTGCTTTGCAAGATGGCTGCAGATCCCGAGAGCCTCGACGTGGAGCTGGCTGCTGCCGTCTTTAAAGAAATGCAAGAGATGATGGATGAAGAAACAAAACTCAGACAGGCTGTCCAGGAAATg GGGGTACTGTCGTCCGAGCTGGAGGTTTTTGAACTCGTTCCGGACGATGAGCGTCAGTGCTACAAGTGTAAGACCACCTGTTTCCTGTCTGCGCTGACCTGTTCCTGCAGCCCCGACCGACTGGTTTGTCTCCACCACGCGAAAGATCTCTGTGACTGTCCTCTTGGCGACAAGTGTCTtag GTATCGCTATGATCTGGAGGAGTTCCCCTCCATGCTGTATGGCGTGAAGACTCGGGCTCAGTCTTATGATACCTGGGCAAAGAGGGTCACAGAAGCCTTGGCTGCagaccagaaaaacaaaaaag ATCTCATTGAACTCAAAGTTTTGCTCGAGGACGCCGAGGACAGAAAGTATCCTGAGAACGCTTTGTTCCGTCGTCTGAGGGAGATGGTCAAAGAGGCAGAGACGTGCTCCTCTGTAGCCCAGCTGCTGCTCAGCCGCAAGCAGAGGCACAG CAGCCGCCTGCGTTCTGAGAGCAATCGCAATCGGACCAAATTGACTGTGGATGAGCTGAAAGCGTTCGTAGAGCAGCTGTACAGGCTACCCTGCATCATCAGCCAGGCGCGACAAGTCAAA GAGTTACTGGAGAATGTGGAGGACTTTCATGAACGGGCCCAGGTGGCGCTGTCAGATGAGATGCCCGATTCCTCCAAGCTGCAGGCGCTGTTGGATCTGGGCAGTGGCCTGGATGTGGAGCTGCCAGAGCTGCCCAGACTCAAACAGGAGCTCCAGCAGGCCCGGTGGCTTGATGAG GTGCGTGCCACCCTTGCTGAGCCCCACCGCGTCACTTTGGAGCTCATGAAGAGGCTGATCGACTCTGGGGTGGGTTTGGCTCCGCACCATGCCGTGGAGAAGGCCATGGCTGAACTCCAAGAAATCCTCACCGTGTCAGAGAGATGGGAGGATAAGGCTCGCGCCTGCCTGCAGGCCAG ACCTCGTCACAGCATGGCGACGCTTGAGAGCATTGTGCTGGAAGCTCGTAACATCCCAGCATACCTGCCAAATATTTTGGCCCTTCGAGAGGCCCTGCAAAAGGCCAAGGAGTGGACTTCCAAGGTGGAGGCCATCCAAAACGGCAGCAGCTATGCTTACCTGGATCAGCTGGAGAGCCTGCTGGCCAGGGGCCGCTCCATCCCTGTGCGGCTCGATCCGCTAGCTCAGGTGGAGTCTCAGGTAGCTGCAGCTCGAGCCTGGAGGGAGAGGACTGCTCGTACGTTCCTCAAGAAGAACTCCACGTACACACTGCTCCAG GTCCTCAGTCCTCGTGTGGACATTGGAGTATACGGCAACAGCAAGAGCAAGCGAAAGCGTGTTAAGGAGCTCATGGAAAAGGAGAGGGGCGGCTTTGACCCAGACACCCTGAGTGATCTGGAGGAGAACCACGAGGAGGTGCGGGACCCTTCTACTGTTGTAGCAGCTTTCAAAGCAAAAGAGCAGAAAGAAGTGGAGTCTATTCACTCACTCCGAGCTGCAAATTTAGCTAAGATGGCCATGGCAGATCGCATCGAGGAGGTCAAGTTCTGTTTGTGTCGAAAGACTGCCAGCGGCTTCATGTTGCAGTGCGAACTTTGTAAAGACTGGTTTCACGGAGCTTGCGTCCCTCTGCCTAAGACTGGATCTCAGAAGAAGATTGGTGTGAATTGGCAGAGCAATAGTAAAGACTCCAAATTCCTGTGTCCGCTGTGCCAGCGATCACGGAGGCCGAGATTAGAGACCATTCTGTCATTGTTAGTTTCACTGCAGAAGCTGCCAGTGCGTCTGCCAGAAGGAGAAGCATTGCAGTGTTTGACTGAGAGGGCAATGAGCTGGCAG GACCGAGCACGCCAAGCTCTGGCCACAGAGGAGTTGTCCTCGGCCCTGGCGAAGCTGTCTGTGCTGAGCCAGCGTATGGTTGAGCAGGCTGCGAGGGAGAAAACGGAGAAGATCATCAACGCTGAGCTGCAGAAAGCCGCTGCCAATCCTGACTTACAG GGTCATATCCAAACTTTCCAGCAGTCTGGTTTCAGCAGAGCCACGTCACCGCGTCCCTCTGTGGACTACGACGACGAGGAGACGGATTCAGACGAAGACATCAGGGAGACTTACGGATATGACATGAAG GACCCTGGTGAGGTGAAGCCCTACCTGTTCTGTGATGAGGAGATTCCCGTGAAGTCAGAGGAGGTGGTCAGTCACATGTGGCTGGCTGCCACGCCTTCCTTCTGTGTCGAACACGCTTACTCCTCAGCCTCCAAGTCCTGTGTTCAAA aTCTGGGTACACCCAGAAAGCAGCCCAGGAAGACCCCGCTGGTACCTCGGAGCCTTGAGCCACCTGTTCTTGAGCTGTCCCCGCAGGCTAAAGCCCAGCTGGAGGACCTGATGATGCTTGGAGACCTGCTGGAGGTGTCCCTGGATGAGACCCAGCACATCTGGAGAATCCTGCAGGCCACTCACCCACCCTCCGAGGAGAGATTCCTGCAAGTCATGGAG CCTGACGACTCTCTGATTGAAAAGCCTCTGAAGATCAAGCTCAAAGATTCCGAGAAGAAGCGGAAACGCAAATTGGAAAGAGCCGAACACCACCACATGCTGATGgctgctgcagctgccagtGGAACTTCAGCGATGGGAGATATCCGACCACCCAAGTCCAAAGACTTAAAGAGGGTGGGTCTGGAGCTCGGCCTTGGGGGTaaacccaaaaagaaaaaacttaaaATCAACCTGGAAAAGAATCGGGAAATGAAGCAACTGGCCAAACGGTTGGCcaaagaggagaaggagagaaagaggaaagagaaggcagCCGCAAAGGCAGAGGCCATCAGGGAGGGGATGGAGAagaggaaggagaagaagatTCTTGACATTCCCTCGAAGTATGATTGGTCGGGGGCAGAGGACTCCAATGATGAGAATGCAGTGTGCGCAGCCAAAAACTGCCAGAGGCCGTGTAAAGATAAG GTTGACTGGGTTCAGTGTGATGGCGGCTGTGACGAGTGGTTCCAccaggtctgtgtgggtgtgtcatGCGAGATGGCCGAGAATGAGGACTACATCTGCATGGACTGCTCCCGGAAGGCTGCAGGTGGTGGAATGACCGTCGAGGAGGTGTCGGAGGAGAG
- the kdm5a gene encoding lysine-specific demethylase 5A isoform X2 produces MSAFAEFVPPPECPVFEPSWEDFSDPLGFINKIRPIAEKTGICKIRPPQDWQPPFACDVRNFRFTPRVQRLNELEALTRIKLNFLDQIAKFWELQGSKIRFPHVERKLLDLYQLSKIVSSEGGFETVCKEKLWSKVASRMGYPPGKGTGSLLRSHYERILYPYELFQTGATLTGLQRLYDEGNDGDEVDEGVGEEAVEEEEHDEEDEKNKDGEGDGLQTKERLLPERRSRRLKSERENKEPKTLKIFGASPKMVGLEIVSADDGFNKKQRHLKAQAFAIKMRPRKETLEVNFIDLYLCLVCGRGDEEDRLLLCDGCDDSYHTFCLVPPLQDVPKGDWRCPKCVAEECSKPREAFGFEQAVREYSLQSFGEMADHFKSDYFNMPVHMVPTELVEKEFWRLVSSIEEDVIVEYGADISSKDVGSGFPVRDGKRRLMGDEEDYANSGWNLNNMPVLEQSVLTHINVDISGMKVPWLYVGMCFSSFCWHIEDHWSYSINFLHWGEPKTWYGVPASAAEKLEAVMKKLAPELFDSQPDLLHQLVTIMNPNVLMEHGVPVYRTNQCAGEFVVTFPRAYHSGFNQGYNFAEAVNFCTADWLPMGRQCVAHYRRLHRYCVFSHEELLCKMAADPESLDVELAAAVFKEMQEMMDEETKLRQAVQEMGVLSSELEVFELVPDDERQCYKCKTTCFLSALTCSCSPDRLVCLHHAKDLCDCPLGDKCLRYRYDLEEFPSMLYGVKTRAQSYDTWAKRVTEALAADQKNKKDLIELKVLLEDAEDRKYPENALFRRLREMVKEAETCSSVAQLLLSRKQRHSRLRSESNRNRTKLTVDELKAFVEQLYRLPCIISQARQVKELLENVEDFHERAQVALSDEMPDSSKLQALLDLGSGLDVELPELPRLKQELQQARWLDEVRATLAEPHRVTLELMKRLIDSGVGLAPHHAVEKAMAELQEILTVSERWEDKARACLQARPRHSMATLESIVLEARNIPAYLPNILALREALQKAKEWTSKVEAIQNGSSYAYLDQLESLLARGRSIPVRLDPLAQVESQVAAARAWRERTARTFLKKNSTYTLLQVLSPRVDIGVYGNSKSKRKRVKELMEKERGGFDPDTLSDLEENHEEVRDPSTVVAAFKAKEQKEVESIHSLRAANLAKMAMADRIEEVKFCLCRKTASGFMLQCELCKDWFHGACVPLPKTGSQKKIGVNWQSNSKDSKFLCPLCQRSRRPRLETILSLLVSLQKLPVRLPEGEALQCLTERAMSWQDRARQALATEELSSALAKLSVLSQRMVEQAAREKTEKIINAELQKAAANPDLQGHIQTFQQSGFSRATSPRPSVDYDDEETDSDEDIRETYGYDMKDPGEVKPYLFCDEEIPVKSEEVVSHMWLAATPSFCVEHAYSSASKSCVQNLGTPRKQPRKTPLVPRSLEPPVLELSPQAKAQLEDLMMLGDLLEVSLDETQHIWRILQATHPPSEERFLQVMEPDDSLIEKPLKIKLKDSEKKRKRKLERAEHHHMLMAAAAASGTSAMGDIRPPKSKDLKRVGLELGLGGKPKKKKLKINLEKNREMKQLAKRLAKEEKERKRKEKAAAKAEAIREGMEKRKEKKILDIPSKYDWSGAEDSNDENAVCAAKNCQRPCKDKVDWVQCDGGCDEWFHQVCVGVSCEMAENEDYICMDCSRKAAGGGMTVEEVSEESVVVLTTSMCGSGVQSVPSSSVIASWSSASHLNPATSHQQQQDSQQGS; encoded by the exons ATGTCTGCGTTTGCGGAGTTCGTGCCCCCTCCTGAATGCCCGGTGTTTGAGCCGAGTTGGGAGGATTTCTCGGATCCTTTGGGATTCATCAACAAGATCCGACCTATTGCAGAGAAGACGGGCATCTGCAAAATCCGACCCCCTCAG GACTGGCAGCCTCCGTTTGCCTGTGATGTACGCAACTTCCGGTTCACTCCTCGGGTGCAAAGGCTGAATGAACTTGAG GCGCTCACTCGCATAAAGCTCAATTTTCTGGATCAAATCGCAAAGTTTTGGGAGCTGCAAGGATCTAAGATTCGATTCCCTCATGTGGAGAGGAAACTCTTGGACCTCTACCAGCTCAGCAAG ATTGTGTCATCCGAGGGCGGCTTTGAGACGGTGTGTAAAGAAAAATTATGGTCCAAGGTGGCCAGCCGAATGGGCTACCCTCCTGGAAAAGGCACCGGGTCTCTTCTACGTTCTCACTATGAGAGGATCCTTTACCCCTATGAGCTCTTCCAGACTGGAGCCACACTAACT GGCCTCCAAAGGTTGTATGATGAGGGAAATGATGGGGATGAGGTAGATGAGGGAGTTGGCGAGGAGGCTGTAGAGGAAGAGGAGCACGATGAGGAGGATGAGAAGAATAAAGATGGAGAAGGTGATGGATTGCAAACCAAAGAGCGGCTACTGCCAGAGAGACGATCCAGGCGCCTGAAGTCCGAG cGGGAAAACAAGGAGCCAAAAACCCTTAAAATTTTTGGAGCGAGTCCCAAGATGGTCGGCTTGGAGATCGTATCAGCTG ATGATGGATTCAACAAGAAGCAGCGGCACCTCAAAGCCCAGGCCTTCGCCATCAAGATGAGACCACGCAAGGAAACCCTGGAGGTCAACTTT ATCGACCTTTATCTCTGCCTTGTGTGTGGACGAGGGGACGAAGAGGACCGGCTCCTGCTGTGTGATGGCTGTGACGACAGCTACCACACATTCtgcttggtcccacctctgcagGACGTACCCAAAGGAGACTGGCGATGCCCTAAGTGTGTTGCTGAG GAATGCAGTAAGCCTAGGGAGGCATTTGGCTTCGAGCAAGCTGTGAGAGAGTACAGCCTGCAAAGCTTCGGAGAGATGGCCGACCACTTCAAGTCTGACTACTTCAACATGCCTGTTCAT ATGGTCCCCACGGAGTTGGTGGAGAAGGAGTTCTGGCGTCTGGTCAGTAGCATTGAGGAGGACGTCATCGTAGAGTATGGAGCAGACATCAGCTCCAAGGATGTCGGCAGCGGATTCCCTGTCAGGGATGGAAAGAGGAGGCTGATGGGAGATGAGGAG GATTATGCAAACTCAGGCTGGAACTTGAACAACATGCCTGTGCTGGAGCAATCTGTGCTCACCCACATCAACGTGGACATCTCAGGCATGAAGGTACCCTGGCTCTACGTGGGCATGTGTTTCTCCTCCTTCTGCTGGCATATCGAAGACCACTGGAGCTACTCCATCAATTTTCTTCACTG GGGAGAACCTAAGACTTGGTATGGAGTCCCGGCCTCTGCAGCAGAGAAATTAGAGGCTGTCATGAAAAAGTTAGCTCCAGAGCTTTTTGACTCCCAGCCTGACCTCCTTCATCAGCTCGTCACCATCATGAATCCCAATGTCCTCATGGAGCATGGTGTCCCT GTGTACAGGACCAATCAGTGTGCCGGGGAGTTTGTGGTTACCTTTCCCCGGGCCTACCACAGCGGCTTCAACCAGGGCTACAACTTTGCAGAGGCTGTTAATTTCTGCACAGCTGATTGG TTGCCAATGGGCCGTCAGTGTGTCGCCCATTACCGACGTCTCCACCGGTACTGCGTTTTCTCCCACGAGGAGCTGCTTTGCAAGATGGCTGCAGATCCCGAGAGCCTCGACGTGGAGCTGGCTGCTGCCGTCTTTAAAGAAATGCAAGAGATGATGGATGAAGAAACAAAACTCAGACAGGCTGTCCAGGAAATg GGGGTACTGTCGTCCGAGCTGGAGGTTTTTGAACTCGTTCCGGACGATGAGCGTCAGTGCTACAAGTGTAAGACCACCTGTTTCCTGTCTGCGCTGACCTGTTCCTGCAGCCCCGACCGACTGGTTTGTCTCCACCACGCGAAAGATCTCTGTGACTGTCCTCTTGGCGACAAGTGTCTtag GTATCGCTATGATCTGGAGGAGTTCCCCTCCATGCTGTATGGCGTGAAGACTCGGGCTCAGTCTTATGATACCTGGGCAAAGAGGGTCACAGAAGCCTTGGCTGCagaccagaaaaacaaaaaag ATCTCATTGAACTCAAAGTTTTGCTCGAGGACGCCGAGGACAGAAAGTATCCTGAGAACGCTTTGTTCCGTCGTCTGAGGGAGATGGTCAAAGAGGCAGAGACGTGCTCCTCTGTAGCCCAGCTGCTGCTCAGCCGCAAGCAGAGGCACAG CCGCCTGCGTTCTGAGAGCAATCGCAATCGGACCAAATTGACTGTGGATGAGCTGAAAGCGTTCGTAGAGCAGCTGTACAGGCTACCCTGCATCATCAGCCAGGCGCGACAAGTCAAA GAGTTACTGGAGAATGTGGAGGACTTTCATGAACGGGCCCAGGTGGCGCTGTCAGATGAGATGCCCGATTCCTCCAAGCTGCAGGCGCTGTTGGATCTGGGCAGTGGCCTGGATGTGGAGCTGCCAGAGCTGCCCAGACTCAAACAGGAGCTCCAGCAGGCCCGGTGGCTTGATGAG GTGCGTGCCACCCTTGCTGAGCCCCACCGCGTCACTTTGGAGCTCATGAAGAGGCTGATCGACTCTGGGGTGGGTTTGGCTCCGCACCATGCCGTGGAGAAGGCCATGGCTGAACTCCAAGAAATCCTCACCGTGTCAGAGAGATGGGAGGATAAGGCTCGCGCCTGCCTGCAGGCCAG ACCTCGTCACAGCATGGCGACGCTTGAGAGCATTGTGCTGGAAGCTCGTAACATCCCAGCATACCTGCCAAATATTTTGGCCCTTCGAGAGGCCCTGCAAAAGGCCAAGGAGTGGACTTCCAAGGTGGAGGCCATCCAAAACGGCAGCAGCTATGCTTACCTGGATCAGCTGGAGAGCCTGCTGGCCAGGGGCCGCTCCATCCCTGTGCGGCTCGATCCGCTAGCTCAGGTGGAGTCTCAGGTAGCTGCAGCTCGAGCCTGGAGGGAGAGGACTGCTCGTACGTTCCTCAAGAAGAACTCCACGTACACACTGCTCCAG GTCCTCAGTCCTCGTGTGGACATTGGAGTATACGGCAACAGCAAGAGCAAGCGAAAGCGTGTTAAGGAGCTCATGGAAAAGGAGAGGGGCGGCTTTGACCCAGACACCCTGAGTGATCTGGAGGAGAACCACGAGGAGGTGCGGGACCCTTCTACTGTTGTAGCAGCTTTCAAAGCAAAAGAGCAGAAAGAAGTGGAGTCTATTCACTCACTCCGAGCTGCAAATTTAGCTAAGATGGCCATGGCAGATCGCATCGAGGAGGTCAAGTTCTGTTTGTGTCGAAAGACTGCCAGCGGCTTCATGTTGCAGTGCGAACTTTGTAAAGACTGGTTTCACGGAGCTTGCGTCCCTCTGCCTAAGACTGGATCTCAGAAGAAGATTGGTGTGAATTGGCAGAGCAATAGTAAAGACTCCAAATTCCTGTGTCCGCTGTGCCAGCGATCACGGAGGCCGAGATTAGAGACCATTCTGTCATTGTTAGTTTCACTGCAGAAGCTGCCAGTGCGTCTGCCAGAAGGAGAAGCATTGCAGTGTTTGACTGAGAGGGCAATGAGCTGGCAG GACCGAGCACGCCAAGCTCTGGCCACAGAGGAGTTGTCCTCGGCCCTGGCGAAGCTGTCTGTGCTGAGCCAGCGTATGGTTGAGCAGGCTGCGAGGGAGAAAACGGAGAAGATCATCAACGCTGAGCTGCAGAAAGCCGCTGCCAATCCTGACTTACAG GGTCATATCCAAACTTTCCAGCAGTCTGGTTTCAGCAGAGCCACGTCACCGCGTCCCTCTGTGGACTACGACGACGAGGAGACGGATTCAGACGAAGACATCAGGGAGACTTACGGATATGACATGAAG GACCCTGGTGAGGTGAAGCCCTACCTGTTCTGTGATGAGGAGATTCCCGTGAAGTCAGAGGAGGTGGTCAGTCACATGTGGCTGGCTGCCACGCCTTCCTTCTGTGTCGAACACGCTTACTCCTCAGCCTCCAAGTCCTGTGTTCAAA aTCTGGGTACACCCAGAAAGCAGCCCAGGAAGACCCCGCTGGTACCTCGGAGCCTTGAGCCACCTGTTCTTGAGCTGTCCCCGCAGGCTAAAGCCCAGCTGGAGGACCTGATGATGCTTGGAGACCTGCTGGAGGTGTCCCTGGATGAGACCCAGCACATCTGGAGAATCCTGCAGGCCACTCACCCACCCTCCGAGGAGAGATTCCTGCAAGTCATGGAG CCTGACGACTCTCTGATTGAAAAGCCTCTGAAGATCAAGCTCAAAGATTCCGAGAAGAAGCGGAAACGCAAATTGGAAAGAGCCGAACACCACCACATGCTGATGgctgctgcagctgccagtGGAACTTCAGCGATGGGAGATATCCGACCACCCAAGTCCAAAGACTTAAAGAGGGTGGGTCTGGAGCTCGGCCTTGGGGGTaaacccaaaaagaaaaaacttaaaATCAACCTGGAAAAGAATCGGGAAATGAAGCAACTGGCCAAACGGTTGGCcaaagaggagaaggagagaaagaggaaagagaaggcagCCGCAAAGGCAGAGGCCATCAGGGAGGGGATGGAGAagaggaaggagaagaagatTCTTGACATTCCCTCGAAGTATGATTGGTCGGGGGCAGAGGACTCCAATGATGAGAATGCAGTGTGCGCAGCCAAAAACTGCCAGAGGCCGTGTAAAGATAAG GTTGACTGGGTTCAGTGTGATGGCGGCTGTGACGAGTGGTTCCAccaggtctgtgtgggtgtgtcatGCGAGATGGCCGAGAATGAGGACTACATCTGCATGGACTGCTCCCGGAAGGCTGCAGGTGGTGGAATGACCGTCGAGGAGGTGTCGGAGGAGAG